The Triticum aestivum cultivar Chinese Spring chromosome 3A, IWGSC CS RefSeq v2.1, whole genome shotgun sequence genome includes a region encoding these proteins:
- the LOC123060487 gene encoding uncharacterized protein, whose amino-acid sequence MTNTSFFARSTPSALSSPSDQPKPNPLCFGLSSALLSSLTTISTACCPVRSACRDFTYDPNWPEIVQGLEHGQQAVDEADFTAQVYQLKLLEYVEKIKTGQVFGPVVTVLHCVDFQKRTLPHAHVLVWLKKIMGRDLRPLMLMMMLLRLHMIMPWRLHFAALDLITKALSTKTSENCFAIAVFTRLAKCPE is encoded by the exons ATGACAAATACATCCTTTTTTGCCAGGTCCACTCCTTCTGCCTTATCCTCTCCTTCAGACCAACCGAAACCTAATCCTCTCTGCTTCGG ACTTTCGTCCGCCCTTCTGTCTTCCTTGACGACGATTTCTACCGCTTGCTGCCCCGTCCGTTCTGCCTGCAGAG ACTTCACGTATGATCCAAACTGGCCTGAGATAGTTCAGGGTCTTGAGCATGGACAACAAGCAGTCGATGAGGCTGATTTTACTGCTCAAGTGTATCAACTGAAACTCCTTGAATACGTGGAAAAAATTAAGACCGGACAGGTGTTTGGGCCTGTAGTTACTG TCCTCCACTGCGTGGACTTCCAGAAGAGGACTCTGCCCCATGCACATGTCCTTGTTTGGCTGAAAAAGATTATGGGCAG GGATCTGCGTCCActaatgttgatgatgatgctcttGCGATTGCACATGATAATGCCATGGAGGCTGCACTTCGCTGCTTTGGATCTAATAACTAAAGCCCTGTCCACAAAGACAAGTGAAAATTGCTTTGCCATTGCTGTTTTCACACGATTGGCCAAGTGCCCAGAATAG
- the LOC123060488 gene encoding uncharacterized protein, translating into MDCLWMSTTSRHSFLNIFICHINHLYAPYENKSWLVLDLMNEATTAYACAVLSSGVTMALDGTEVLCYPVKNVGVPMEAILYDFQIEEMMETATEHLKVKIYGLPLHLWTRRAIECALQPHCIVENVSQANLNFHKLRSVNCTAWAVRIVVPFPWYILVHVSSKYDKGRNQSSGHKNRETFCIGVDRINIGAHHNKSLQRTHRRIPSFLQALKKGMVSHSYLNDVDIPADQMRILESSFLLTSCDEGKIITEDKLTRCLQQMQIECPGKVIVKQVGRFKYLIYFQGLVTTTLFHMLCTDAAGIQLPCGAFLVQKWSTSAGAVSSSLSQKEQIRITGLTTEFYRPAIIADIMSPHYMLENSSHQVDDSPDVWFYDCAMWTNENKDILEVISIWAAPNGLTVEQSPVQDLQVPLQLYHERIIIN; encoded by the coding sequence ATGGATTGCCTATGGATGAGCACCACGTCACGCCACTCATTTCTAAACATATTCATCTGCCATATCAACCATCTGTATGCTCCATATGAAAACAAATCCTGGTTGGTGCTAGATTTAATGAATGAGGCAACCACAGCTTATGCATGTGCGGTTCTGTCCAGTGGAGTGACCATGGCACTAGATGGGACTGAAGTTCTATGTTACCCTGTGAAAAATGTTGGTGTGCCAATGGAAGCAATACTATACGATTTTCAGATTGAGGAAATGATGGAGACGGCAACTGAACATCTAAAGGTAAAGATCTATGGTTTGCCGTTACATCTTTGGACTAGAAGAGCAATTGAGTGTGCCCTGCAGCCACATTGCATTGTTGAGAATGTTAGTCAAGCCAATCTCAACTTTCACAAGCTTCGATCGGTAAATTGCACGGCATGGGCTGTTAGAATTGTTGTGCCATTCCCATGGTACATACTCGTTCATGTCTCTAGCAAGTATGACAAAGGAAGAAACCAAAGTAGTGGCCACAAGAACAGAGAGACATTTTGTATTGGTGTTGACAGAATTAATATTGGAGCTCATCATAACAAGTCTCTTCAAAGAACACACAGGAGGATTCCTTCTTTCTTGCAGGCACTAAAGAAAGGAATGGTTTCCCATTCATATTTAAATGATGTTGACATACCAGCTGACCAAATGCGGATATTGGAATCATCATTCCTCCTGACGTCTTGCGACGAGGGAAAAATTATCACAGAGGATAAGTTAACACGTTGTTTGCAGCAAATGCAGATTGAATGTCCTGGAAAAGTCATAGTCAAGCAAGTTGGTAGGTTCAAATACCTTATATATTTCCAAGGGTTAGTAACTACAACTTTGTTTCACATGTTGTGTACTGATGCTGCTGGAATCCAGCTACCTTGTGGTGCATTCTTAGTTCAGAAATGGTCCACGTCTGCTGGAGCAGTATCTTCTAGCCTCTCTCAAAAAGAACAAATAAGAATTACAGGGCTGACAACTGAGTTTTACAGACCGGCTATAATTGCAGACATCATGAGCCCTCACTACATGTTAGAAAACAGCAGCCATCAAGTTGATGATTCTCCTGATGTTTGGTTCTATGATTGTGCCATGTGGacaaatgaaaacaaagatattcTAGAGGTCATATCTATTTGGGCTGCTCCAAATGGATTAACAGTGGAGCAGTCACCTGTTCAAGATCTTCAGGTTCCTCTGCAGTTGTACCATGAAAGAATTATTATCAACTAA